From a single Xiphophorus maculatus strain JP 163 A chromosome 5, X_maculatus-5.0-male, whole genome shotgun sequence genomic region:
- the ccdc130 gene encoding coiled-coil domain-containing protein 130 yields MGERKGTNKYYPPDFNPAKHGSLNGYHKTHALRERARKLSQGILIIRFEMPYNIWCDGCKNHIGMGVRYNAEKKKVGNYYTTPIYRFRMKCHLCVNYIEMQTDPATCDYLIVSGARRKEERWDMAENEQILTTEREEKEKLETDAMYKLDHGGKDKEKLTKALPSLSEIQDYQSGWKDDFQLNSSLRRKFRVEKKVLAEQEEKDNAVKMRANLSIPLLPEKEEDKKLAGLLTYQTPDSYEDKRHSKRKEIASRSWFNTSSSPAGGAAGSLLHKLSLQGKEAAVAKALGSSQSPLIRRRSNGSGAKNEQCATRTQGTSQQEVHTCEEEPQSVGSSLGLEKNHTNSKELVAKIAKETDQRLIDTVDCGKEKEENKSFVGITSLVADYSDSDSDS; encoded by the exons ATG GGTGAAAGAAAAGGAACCAACAAATACTACCCTCCGGACTTCAATCCAGCCAAG catGGCTCCCTCAACGGCTACCATAAAACTCATGCCCTGCGGGAGAGGGCGAGGAAACTGTCCCAGGGCATCCTCATTATCAG GTTTGAAATGCCCTACAACATCTGGTGTGATGGCTGCAAGAATCACATTGGCATGG GCGTGCGTTACAATGCCGAGAAGAAGAAAGTGGGGAACTACTACACCACGCCAATCTatag GTTTAGGATGAAGTGTCATCTGTGCGTCAACTACATCGAGATGCAGACGGATCCTGCGACTTGCGACTACCTGATCGTGAGCGGAGCGCGCAGGAAGGAGGAGCGCTGGGACATGGCTGAAAACGAACAGATCCTCACCACAG AACGGGAAGAGAAGGAAAAGCTGGAGACGGACGCCATGTACAAACTGGATCACGGCGGGAAAGACAAAGAGAAGCTCACGAAGGCTCTGCCTTCTCTGTCTGAAATCCAGGACTATCAGTCAGGCTGGAAGGATGACTTTCAGCTCAACAGCTCCCTCCGCAGGAAGTTCAGA GTAGAGAAGAAAGTTCTGGCCGAACAGGAGGAGAAAGATAACGCTGTAAAGATGAGGGCAAACTTATCCATACCACTGCTGCCGGAGAAAGAGGAGGACAAAAAATTGGCAGGACTACTAACGTACCAAACACCCGACT ctTATGAGGACAAACGGCACAGCAAGCGGAAAGAGATCGCCTCTCGTTCGTGGTTCAATACCTCCTCCTCTCCAGCGGGGGGCGCTGCAGGCAGCCTGCTCCATAAGCTAAGCCTGCAGGGGAAAGAAGCAGCTGTGGCCAAAGCCCTGGGTTCCTCCCAGAGCCCCTTAATTCGCAGACGCTCCAACGGATCTGGAGCTAAAAACGAACAGTGCGCCACCAGAACCCAGGGAACGTCTCAGCAGGAAGTCCACACATGTGAAGAAGAACCGCAAAGTGTTGGATCTTCACTAGGACTAGAGAAAAATCACACTAATTCCAAAGAGCTGGTTGCCAAAATTGCAAAGGAAACGGATCAAAGACTGATTGATACCGTGGACTGTGggaaggagaaagaagaaaataaaagttttgtagGAATCACGTCACTGGTTGCCGACTACAGCGACTCAGATTCTGACTCTTGA
- the LOC102226136 gene encoding transcription factor IIIA-like: protein MLRQFSRKYRRQTVKRVSGPGVCDYLKMETKAEPHRRFFCSFPDCSAAYNRQWKLDAHVCKHTGLRPHSCQHEGCRKSFCTPYHLARHELVHSGERPFRCSVEGCAEAFTTSTNRSRHVSRAHAREQKKYACAFQGCGQEFKKNKQLRAHMCEQHTQLPPYQCAHDGCQMRFSTPSKLKRHEKVHRGYPCAEEGCPFTGKTWTDLLKHRKEQHRVVLTCEHCSKVFRDSWFLQQHQRVHADTRVVYKCPREGCDRSYTTMFNLQSHVGSFHENLRPFVCTHDGCGRAFTMKRSLQRHSVVHDPEGRKPKKSRPKRSIASRLSGYREAKRVVCEKLPDPKRGLCHDKTEQPGSVVLVSLLQDTSLLCEPTVDTHGLADVMNPPLST, encoded by the coding sequence ATGTTACGTCAATTTAGCCGGAAATATCGCCGTCAGACAGTGAAGCGCGTATCCGGTCCCGGCGTCTGCGATTACTTGAAAATGGAAACCAAAGCAGAGCCGCACAGGcgcttcttctgctcttttccGGACTGCTCGGCTGCTTACAACAGGCAGTGGAAGCTGGACGCCCACGTGTGTAAACACACGGGACTTCGGCCACACTCGTGTCAGCACGAGGGCTGCCGGAAGTCCTTCTGCACGCCTTACCACCTGGCCCGGCACGAGCTCGTCCACAGCGGGGAGAGGCCGTTCCGCTGCTCCGTGGAGGGCTGCGCGGAGGCTTTCACCACGAGCACCAACCGGAGCAGACACGTCAGCCGCGCGCACGCTCGCGAGCAGAAGAAATACGCATGCGCGTTCCAGGGCTGCGGCCAGGAGTTCAAGAAGAACAAGCAGCTGAGGGCCCATATGTGTGAGCAGCATACGCAGCTGCCGCCCTACCAGTGCGCCCACGATGGCTGCCAGATGCGATTCTCCACGCCCAGTAAGCTGAAGCGGCACGAGAAGGTCCACAGAGGTTACCCGTGCGCGGAGGAGGGCTGTCCGTTCACAGGGAAGACCTGGACGGACTTGCTGAAGCACAGGAAGGAGCAGCACAGGGTTGTTCTGACGTGCGAGCACTGCAGCAAGGTGTTCAGGGACTCGTGGTTCCTCCAGCAGCACCAGCGCGTCCACGCCGACACCCGGGTCGTCTACAAGTGCCCCAGAGAGGGCTGCGACCGCTCCTACACCACCATGTTCAACCTGCAGAGCCACGTCGGCTCCTTCCACGAGAACCTGCGCCCCTTCGTCTGCACTCATGACGGCTGCGGGAGGGCTTTCACCATGAAGCGCAGCCTCCAGCGTCACAGTGTGGTCCACGACCCGGAGGGCAGGAAGCCGAAGAAGAGCAGGCCAAAGAGGTCCATCGCGTCCAGACTGAGCGGCTACAGAGAAGCGAAGAGGGTGGTGTGTGAAAAGCTACCTGACCCGAAGCGTGGGCTCTGCCACGACAAAACGGAGCAGCCCGGTTCCGTTGTGTTGGTGTCCCTCTTGCAGGACACGTCTTTGTTGTGTGAGCCTACAGTGGACACTCATGGACTCGCAGATGTAATGAACCCTCCTTTATCAACGTAG
- the LOC106699667 gene encoding persephin-like yields MKLFLKVLVILFCVGKVEGRWLRSLIGQKQKPVSPSDEDRRSKFLTTGEIQREASGDEPVPVRTRRSAPDSQCGLRSVLLQVRDLGLGYDSDETVLFKYCGGSCPHARSNYDLTLSNLLLSGRLPQPAPGEPWHSVPCCRPTRYEDMAFLDNSHRWHKVEKLSAAACGCAD; encoded by the exons ATGAAACTCTTTTTAAAGGTTCTCGTGATTCTGTTCTGCGTCGGCAAGGTAGAAGGCCGCTGGCTGAGGTCTCTGATTG GCCAAAAGCAGAAACCTGTGTCGCCTTCAGACGAGGACAGAAGAAGCAAATTTTTAACAACGGGAGAAATCCAAAGGGAAGCCTCCGGAGATGAGCCAGTCCCGGTCCGGACACGGCGCTCCGCTCCCGACTCCCAGTGCGGCCTCCGCTCCGTCTTGCTGCAGGTGCGGGACCTGGGGCTGGGCTACGACTCGGACGAGACGGTCTTGTTCAAGTACTGCGGGGGGTCTTGCCCCCACGCCCGCTCCAACTACGACCTCACGCTCAGCAACCTGCTGCTCAGCGGGCGGCTTCCGCAGCCGGCCCCCGGAGAGCCGTGGCACAGCGTGCCGTGCTGCAGGCCCACTCGCTACGAGGACATGGCCTTCCTCGACAACTCGCACCGCTGGCACAAGGTGGAGAAACTCTCTGCCGCCGCTTGCGGCTGTGCAGACTAA